From the Thermococcus celericrescens genome, the window AGGATCTTCTCGTAAATCCTGCCTATTATCTCCACCTGCATTGCCCTCTTGGATACGTCGAGGAGGTAGGTAACCACGAAGCTCAGGGCGTTTATCAGGACGAGAAAACCTCCAAGAACTAGTATCCTGCCCGTGTTCGGGCTGTTTATCGTGTCCCTCAGCATCAGGGCAAAGCGGACGTTCAGGTACGAGACAATCAAATTCAGGAGAACGATGAGCGCCTGCCTCTTCCTCAGCGTCCTGGAAAGCTCCCAGTACTTGGAGAACGAGTACCTGAGCACGCCCATCACAGTACCTCCTTCGCAAGCGGGGGTCTTTTATCCCAGTATCCCAATGCGGATAAATAAACCTTACTAAACAATAACCTAATGTTAACAACCTTATATCATGATATACTCATTCAGAAATGTTTAGTTCCCCCGGCAACTTCAAAAGGTAAGATAAAAACAGCCATATTCACTCCGGGTCTTCAAGCTTTATTCTCTTGATCCCGACCTGCTCGTAAACTTTATCCAAGCTTTTATTTTGCCGCGTGGAATGCATCGAAGGCGTTTAAGCCTTGCCCTCTAATGCCACTGGATAACCCTCGCCATCGGTGAGTGCCGAGATTAAGTTAAAAATAGAAAAATCAACGCTCTTTCACGCCCTTAGGATTAACTTCAACTTCGAATTTCAGCGTATCAGTTGGGACAATCATCCTGTTGGCAATGTTGAACTTCGCTTGGGCTTCAAAGGACAACCGAGCATTGTTCTGCGCGGAGACGATGATAACGCTCGGATTTGCATCGAGGATCACCCCATAAGCGGGTCGCGATAGCCTCCCATTTCCAATCTTCCTTACAAAGTCATAATGGACGAACTCAACATCCCTGCCAATCTCACGACTCCTAACCTTCCATCTAAACGTGATACCATCGTTGGTTTCTTCACTAGTCGATGCAGATGCCGAATAACTGAGCAGGTTCCCGTCCACGCCTATCTGCGAGGTGTACGAGTAGTATCTTTTGGGCCCCCCGTCCGTTTGGGGGAGCCACTTGCTTATCCATACCTCCGAAAGGGGTATCTCGGCGGGAACACTGACATCAACGGTCATTTCATCAACAGCTATATCATGTCTCTTGGGTTTAGCAACCTGATGAATCTCCACTAGGTAGTAAATCATTCCAGAGGCAGTGGGAACATAGCTGAACTCCGCAGTTACCCCCATCTCCATTGTCGTCCCGATAGAAGCCTTTTTCCATGTGATCGCACCGATGTCGATCCAATTCCTAGTTCGTCCCAGCATCGATACTTCTCTAAATGTTGGCCTCTGCGAGAAGTGCTTAGCATTTTTGATAAAGTCCCTTAGGGCAGCCTCCTTTTTTACGGGCCCTTCAACAATGTAGTAATACACCCTACCGTCGGGATTCTCGTACACTCCAAGGAACGTTATTCGGGATAATTCGTGGTCGAGAACTATTCTTAGGGTTATGTTTTTGTGTTCAAGCTCTGCCAAGGCTTTCACCGCATCCCCGCCATAGAAGTACATCGTTTTTCCCAGTGATGACGGGGGGAGCTTGATGTCTAACGTATCGTTGGATTCTGTGGGCTTGATCATTGGGGGGCTTGTTTCAGCTGCCGCTATTCCTACCATCAGCAGTCCCAACAGGACTGCGAACAATGGCTTCCACTTCACGAGGTTCACCTCTTTGCAGTTTTTGCATTATTTATTAATCAACCCATCCCCATAAATTTTTCTCTCTGCTTAACATAAGAACTCTTTCTTTGTTTTTCGAGTATTAATTCGTTCCGAGTTGCATTTTTGGTTTAGAACGAATCAAAAGAAGATCAGGTAAAAGAGTTGCTCGGAAATGCAAAAGTTGAACCATGGAAGCAGAGACGTATTTCAATGGAGCTTTAAGCTACTACCACTAAGAATTTAGAATTAAAGTAAGGGGGAGAGATCACTTACCCCTACCCTGGTGGGCCCTTATGCTGGGCCTGACCTTCTCAGCGCCCTTACCCCTGTTGAGTAGGCCGCGGCTTCTCTTACCAGCGCTGGTCAGACCGCGGAAGACCCTGCCCTTGTGGGCCTTGCCGGCTATCCACGCTATCTTCGGATCGCTCTTGATGACCGGGTGGTGCGGGTCGACCATTATGACCTCAAACCACCTGTACATTCCGTCCTCGCCAACCCAGTAGCTGTTGAGAACCTCGAGGTTCGGGAACTTGCGAGCGGCCTTCTCCTCGGCGATCCACTGGAGGCTCTTCTTCGGGCTGTACTTGACCTGACCCATCTTGCTCGGCTTCCTTCCGCCCTTCCACCTGGGCCTCTTCCTTCCGCCCTTCCTGACGCGGACGCGAACGATAACGTAGCCCTGCTTGGCCTGATAGCCGAGCGAGCGGGCGCGGTCGAGCCTGGTCGGCCTCTCGGCGCGGACGACGACTGGCTCCCTCCTCCACTTGATCATCCTAACCTTGAGAAGGTCCCCAACGTAGCTCTTCTTCGGGCTCTTCCAGGCTTCCCTAATGTACTTGTACATGCTCATCTCGTTCACCTCTTCCCTGTTTGTGGTTCTCCCTTACGGGAACATCCCGCGGGTTTGCCCCGCCTAGTCGGTCGAGGTTCGAGGTTGAGTTTTTAAGGGTTGCGGAGGAATAGCCACAATGATCAGACAGAGGCTAAAGCTCTTCCTAACTTTCTTGATCGTCTACCCCTCTTAGGACGCCTATGTGTTAGTTTATCCCACTATCGGACGCTGGAGCAGGAACGTTACCTGCTATCCCCTTAAACTGCCACTAAAACTCCCATCACTTCGAGTACTTCATCGTGAGGGGGGACCGTCTCGCATTCAGTCTTTCATGAGTTTATGAGGATAATCTACTGGGCTGGATTTGCAGGTAGCTTCTGGCTCCCTGCACTTTACTTCATCCTTAAGAGCGAAGAAATGGCAAAAAGACTTGCTATAAAATCTATGTTACACCATAAGATAAAAACAATTACAGTGAAAACAAAACCGGGCTAACGTAGGGAGAGTAGGTAGTTTAAACCGTTTACCAGTGCCGGAAAAGAATCCTCAGCACAGAAAGATGAACTTCTCAAAAACGCGATGCTATAGACTGAGATTGTTTCATGAACCTTGCTTATTCTCTGGATTCCGCCCTCAACATAGAGGATCTCGCCTTTGCCCTCTAGGACAAGCTCGTTGGCCTTTTTGCCCCTAGAATTGAGATACCACATCTCAAGATCGAAGTAATTAGGCATCCAGATAACCCACTTGGATTTAGAGGCTATCTCCATAGGGTACTCCTTCTTTAGGATTGGAAGCTTTGCCGGGCCAAGTTTACGTCTCCTTCTAGCTGTTGTTCTGCTTTTTTCCATGAGAACCAATCTCAACGAACGGCCTGAGGGCACAATCCTTACCCGATTTATTCTTAATCCGTTATCCTTAAGAGAGGTGAATGAGCCCCGCCTAGTAAATCTTATGCCCACATCAGACACAGAAAACTCTAATTTCACCATTTTGATTCACCAAGAGGGTTACTTTCATGCGTTATTTATAAAACTTGTGCCCCGTGTGTTGGGCATGCTTTAAATTAGGAAAATTTTAAAGATCCCGTGCAAAAGGCTAGCTAACGGTGATACAAATGCTCCTCGATAAATTCATCTCCCTCATGAAGGAAAGGAACTTCGACGGTGCCCTGATCAGTCCCGGGACCAATCTCTACTATCTCACGGGCATCCACATCCACGAGGCTGGTGAGAGGCTCACCGTTCTGGTTGTGAGCGCCGACGGCGACTACCGGCTCCTGGCCCCGAGCCTCTATGAAAACGTTGTCAGGAACTTTCCTGTTACATTCTGGCGCGACGGGGAGAACCCTTACGACAAGCTCGCCTGGATCCTGGCGGAGTTCCACCTGTCGGGCGGGAGACTTCTCATAGAGGACACGATGCGTGCCGACTGGCTCATAAACATCTTCCGCGTCGGAAACAGGGGGTTCGAGTTCTATTCCCTCA encodes:
- a CDS encoding 50S ribosomal protein L15e translates to MSMYKYIREAWKSPKKSYVGDLLKVRMIKWRREPVVVRAERPTRLDRARSLGYQAKQGYVIVRVRVRKGGRKRPRWKGGRKPSKMGQVKYSPKKSLQWIAEEKAARKFPNLEVLNSYWVGEDGMYRWFEVIMVDPHHPVIKSDPKIAWIAGKAHKGRVFRGLTSAGKRSRGLLNRGKGAEKVRPSIRAHQGRGK